The genomic interval CCTAATCGATCGGATGCCCATCGAAAAAAACGAGTATACATATCGTAAACAACAATCTGATTTTGGGCGGTTCCTTCTTTGATATAGGTTTCCTTAATTGCCTTATCAATGCCTTTGTAAAGACGATTGGCATTGCGCTGGTTAAAGTTTTCCTGGTGTGCGTTGTACGGCGGGTTGCCAATGATCACAGAAATGGTGCGATCGTTCTGTTGTTGAATTCGCGCTGTATTTTGCACACTCATGGCAAATAGATCAAACTGATGCCCTTCCGAGGTGCAGTGATCCAGCGTATCCACTAAGCAAATATTCTTAAACTCCTCATATTTGCCCATCTTTTGCTGATAGGTAAACTCAATATTCAAGTTAGCAATGTAATAGGGCAAAATCGCCATTTCATTGCAGTGGATTTCGTTCTTATATTTATGCTCTAGCTTATCCGCAGGCAAATATTCGATCAGTTCCGTCACATAGGTGCCCGTTCCCGTACAGGGGTCAAGAATCTCTACACCGCGATCGCTCAATAACTTGCCAAAGTGCTTATGGGTCAAATAATCCGCACTCTCAATCATGAAGCGGACAATTTCATTCGGCGTGTAAACAATTCCCAACCGATCCGCCGCTTTCGGGTTATAGGCTTTGTAGAAATTCTCATAAACCGCCTTGAGAAACTTCTGCTTTTCGTGGTGGTTGGCAATGTTTTCCGAGTGGCGACGAATCACCGCATAGTAGTGTTCGATGCTTTTGAGTGTGTTTTTTCGGGTCGCTCCGGTAAAAAAGGTGTTGATGATTTCTGACAGTTCCCGCGCAATATTATTTTCGCGGTGAAACTGCGACTCATGGAAAATATTGGTGAAAATATCCTCCGTGAGAATGTGCTGAATCAACATCTCATGGATGTCGAAGATCTCAATTTCGGGGTTAATTGACTGACGACACACCTCTAGAAAGGTGTTGCGGCGTTCTCTAAATTGGGTATTATTCTCCTCCTGCTGAGCAATAATGCTCCGCAAGGCTTCCAAAATATGCGGGACATCTTCTTTAAACTTGACGATCGCCGCTCGAAAGTCGCGCACTTCAGGGCGTTCATA from Kovacikia minuta CCNUW1 carries:
- a CDS encoding N-6 DNA methylase, translating into MSRLLVTQYQAEVEKIIRYGGSKKETSIRNAFERLLNDYCKPRNYLLIPELDFKTKFNTTVFPDGTVKDAIRLEHGWWESKDQYDKIDDEIEKKLEKGYPDENILFEDSQTAVLIQHSREQLRVSMRDAEALDGLISTFVDYERPEVRDFRAAIVKFKEDVPHILEALRSIIAQQEENNTQFRERRNTFLEVCRQSINPEIEIFDIHEMLIQHILTEDIFTNIFHESQFHRENNIARELSEIINTFFTGATRKNTLKSIEHYYAVIRRHSENIANHHEKQKFLKAVYENFYKAYNPKAADRLGIVYTPNEIVRFMIESADYLTHKHFGKLLSDRGVEILDPCTGTGTYVTELIEYLPADKLEHKYKNEIHCNEMAILPYYIANLNIEFTYQQKMGKYEEFKNICLVDTLDHCTSEGHQFDLFAMSVQNTARIQQQNDRTISVIIGNPPYNAHQENFNQRNANRLYKGIDKAIKETYIKEGTAQNQIVVYDMYTRFFRWASDRLGQNGIVAFITNRSFIDSKTFDGFRKCIDREFDYVYIVDTQSDVRNNPKISGTKNNVFGIQTGIAVMFLVRTSKEKK